In one Neobacillus sp. CF12 genomic region, the following are encoded:
- a CDS encoding 2-hydroxy-3-keto-5-methylthiopentenyl-1-phosphate phosphatase, whose amino-acid sequence MKPVIYCDFDGTITESDNIIAIMKRFSPPNWEKIKDQILSREISISEGVGKLFSGLPSEKRDEITKFAIENAKIREGFSEFVEFARQENIPLYIVSGGIDFFVYPILEKYGPFEGIYCNHSDFSGENIKILWPYTCDSLCQNECGCCKPSIIRTINQDNDIFTIVIGDSVTDLEAAKQADFVLARDLLEEKCSEWGLNYKGFTTFYECIEAIKNRIEVKRTSC is encoded by the coding sequence ATGAAGCCTGTTATCTACTGTGATTTTGATGGAACAATAACTGAAAGTGATAACATCATTGCAATCATGAAGAGATTTTCTCCTCCAAATTGGGAAAAGATTAAAGACCAGATATTATCTCGAGAAATTTCAATAAGTGAGGGCGTAGGGAAATTATTCTCCGGATTGCCAAGTGAAAAAAGAGATGAAATTACAAAGTTTGCAATTGAAAATGCCAAAATACGAGAAGGGTTTTCAGAATTTGTTGAATTTGCCAGACAAGAAAATATCCCTCTTTATATAGTAAGCGGCGGAATTGATTTCTTTGTTTATCCAATTCTTGAAAAATATGGTCCGTTTGAAGGGATTTATTGTAATCACAGTGATTTTTCAGGAGAAAACATAAAAATACTTTGGCCCTATACATGTGACTCTTTATGTCAGAATGAATGCGGATGTTGTAAACCAAGTATTATCCGTACAATAAACCAAGATAATGACATCTTTACAATCGTAATTGGTGACTCGGTTACAGATCTTGAAGCAGCGAAACAAGCAGATTTTGTGTTGGCTAGAGATTTACTTGAGGAAAAATGTTCTGAATGGGGTTTAAATTACAAGGGGTTTACTACCTTTTATGAATGTATTGAAGCAATCAAAAATCGGATAGAGGTGAAAAGAACATCATGTTAA
- the mtnW gene encoding 2,3-diketo-5-methylthiopentyl-1-phosphate enolase, with amino-acid sequence MSELIASYLVHGEKNLAKKAEDIALGLTVGSWTNLPELEQSQLRKHKGRVISTEALNEEQSIITIAYPTINFSNDMPAILTTVFGKLSLDGRIKLIDLQFDEQLKSNFPGPRFGIDGLREKLGVFNRPLLMSIFKGVLGKDLTFLTEQLKQQALGGVDFVKDDEILFENELTPFEKRITEGKKVLQEVYEQTGHRTLYAVNLTGRTSQLKDKARKAKELGADLLLFNVFAYGLDVLQELREDDQIGLPLMAHPAVSGALTSSSHYGLSHSLLLGKLLRLAGADLSLFPSPYGTVALEKSSAISIAEELTKTDTIKTSFPVPSAGIHPGLVPLLMNDFGIESVINAGGGVHGHPNGARGGGLAFRQAIEVNLNGKTLAEGAQMYPELKTALQLWGNPEVSV; translated from the coding sequence TTGTCTGAATTAATAGCATCATATCTAGTCCATGGTGAAAAAAATCTTGCAAAAAAAGCTGAGGATATTGCTTTAGGATTGACTGTCGGTTCATGGACGAATTTACCTGAGTTAGAACAGAGTCAATTACGAAAGCACAAAGGAAGAGTCATTTCGACTGAAGCATTAAATGAGGAGCAATCGATTATCACAATTGCTTATCCAACCATTAATTTTTCAAATGATATGCCAGCAATCTTAACTACTGTCTTTGGAAAACTTTCATTAGACGGAAGAATAAAGTTAATTGATTTACAGTTTGACGAACAATTGAAAAGTAATTTCCCTGGTCCACGATTTGGGATTGACGGACTAAGAGAAAAGCTAGGAGTTTTTAACCGTCCATTATTAATGAGCATCTTTAAAGGTGTTCTTGGGAAGGATTTAACTTTCCTAACAGAACAGCTAAAGCAACAAGCTCTAGGTGGGGTGGATTTTGTTAAGGATGACGAGATTCTCTTTGAAAATGAACTAACTCCATTTGAAAAAAGAATAACAGAAGGCAAAAAAGTGTTACAAGAAGTATATGAACAAACAGGACATCGCACTTTATATGCTGTTAACCTAACCGGTCGTACGTCCCAGTTAAAAGACAAAGCAAGGAAAGCAAAAGAGCTTGGTGCTGATTTGCTACTATTTAATGTTTTTGCCTACGGGTTGGATGTACTACAAGAGTTACGAGAGGATGATCAAATAGGTTTACCATTAATGGCTCATCCTGCTGTAAGTGGTGCGTTAACATCCTCATCTCATTATGGTCTATCTCATTCCTTATTACTTGGGAAGCTGCTTCGACTTGCGGGTGCTGATTTGTCATTATTTCCATCACCATATGGAACAGTGGCATTGGAGAAATCCTCAGCGATTTCGATTGCAGAAGAATTAACAAAAACAGACACTATTAAAACTTCGTTTCCAGTTCCATCTGCAGGAATCCATCCTGGGTTGGTGCCACTATTGATGAATGATTTTGGTATAGAATCTGTCATCAATGCTGGCGGTGGTGTCCATGGTCATCCTAATGGTGCTCGCGGCGGCGGCCTTGCCTTCCGACAAGCGATTGAAGTGAATCTTAATGGTAAGACATTAGCAGAAGGTGCCCAGATGTATCCTGAATTAAAAACTGCATTACAGCTATGGGGAAATCCAGAGGTGTCAGTTTAA
- a CDS encoding pyridoxal phosphate-dependent aminotransferase yields MKHFPTSELLNNLPKQFFASLVKKAGEYIEKGYDVINLGQGNPDQATPQHIVQKMQAAAANPINHKYSPFQGYRYLKQAAADFYQREYNVQINPDKEVAILFGGKAGLVEIPQCLLNPGDTMLVPDPGYPDYLSGVALAKAEMVTMPLLEKNNFLPNLNEIPSDVIERAKLMFLNYPNNPTGATATKEFFEETVQFANQHDICVVHDFAYGAIGFDGDKPLSFLQSEGAKDIGIEIYTLSKTYNMAGWRVGFAVGNSSVISAIELLQDHLYCSIFGGIQEAAAEALTGPQDCVRELVGLYERRRNVLIDGLRSLGWNVTAPKGSFFAWLKVPEGLSSTEFADILLEQAHIVVAPGIAFGELGEGYVRVGLLTSEERLEEAVRRISMLEIFKK; encoded by the coding sequence ATGAAACATTTTCCAACATCCGAACTATTAAATAACCTCCCAAAGCAGTTTTTTGCTTCTTTAGTAAAAAAAGCTGGGGAATACATTGAAAAAGGCTATGATGTTATTAATTTAGGTCAGGGGAATCCTGATCAAGCAACCCCACAGCATATTGTACAAAAGATGCAGGCGGCTGCAGCGAATCCAATAAACCATAAGTATTCACCCTTTCAGGGTTATCGTTATTTAAAGCAGGCAGCAGCAGACTTTTATCAAAGAGAATACAATGTCCAAATCAATCCAGATAAAGAAGTCGCAATTTTATTTGGTGGTAAAGCGGGTTTGGTAGAAATCCCACAATGCTTATTAAATCCAGGTGATACTATGCTTGTACCAGATCCTGGATATCCTGATTACCTATCTGGGGTAGCGCTGGCAAAAGCGGAAATGGTAACAATGCCATTGCTTGAAAAAAATAATTTTTTACCAAACTTGAACGAAATTCCTTCTGATGTTATTGAAAGGGCAAAATTAATGTTCCTTAATTATCCTAACAATCCAACAGGGGCTACTGCAACTAAAGAATTTTTTGAAGAAACTGTCCAATTTGCCAATCAACATGATATTTGTGTGGTTCACGATTTTGCTTATGGCGCAATTGGTTTTGATGGAGACAAGCCGTTAAGTTTCCTGCAGTCGGAGGGGGCAAAGGACATTGGTATTGAAATATATACTCTATCAAAAACATACAATATGGCAGGATGGCGTGTTGGCTTTGCAGTAGGTAATAGTAGTGTTATTTCAGCGATCGAGCTCCTGCAAGACCACCTATATTGCAGTATATTTGGCGGCATTCAGGAGGCGGCAGCCGAAGCATTAACAGGTCCACAAGATTGCGTTCGAGAATTAGTCGGTCTTTATGAGCGAAGAAGAAATGTTTTAATAGATGGACTTCGTTCGCTTGGCTGGAATGTGACAGCACCAAAGGGCTCATTTTTTGCCTGGCTAAAGGTCCCTGAAGGCCTAAGCTCAACTGAATTTGCTGATATTCTCCTAGAACAAGCACATATTGTTGTGGCACCTGGGATTGCATTTGGTGAACTAGGAGAAGGCTATGTACGGGTTGGTTTGCTTACAAGTGAGGAACGTCTGGAAGAAGCAGTTAGAAGAATTAGTATGTTAGAAATTTTTAAAAAATAA
- a CDS encoding carbon-nitrogen family hydrolase: MKFKIACLQMDIAFGNPNKNFQKAEKLIAEAMKANPDIIVLPELWTTGYDLTRLDTIADKNTVTTIEFFKMAAKKYQVHFVGGSVANQVDNSVRNTLLIIDKNGQLVHSYSKLHLFKLMDEHLYLEAGVEKGLFELENRTFGAVICYDIRFPEWIRAHTANGAEALFVVAEWPAARLSHWRALLIARAIENQCFVIACNRSGHDPNNEFAGHSMIIDPWGEVIAEAGDKEEIMSAVIELDRVKDIRKQIPIFEDRRPDLY, from the coding sequence ATGAAATTTAAAATAGCTTGTTTGCAAATGGATATTGCCTTTGGAAATCCAAATAAAAACTTTCAAAAAGCAGAAAAACTAATTGCAGAAGCGATGAAGGCAAATCCTGATATCATTGTTTTGCCTGAGTTGTGGACAACAGGATATGATTTGACACGCTTAGACACTATAGCAGATAAAAACACAGTCACAACCATTGAATTTTTCAAAATGGCAGCTAAGAAATATCAGGTACACTTTGTGGGAGGATCGGTTGCGAATCAGGTTGATAATAGTGTGAGGAATACTCTCCTTATCATCGATAAAAATGGCCAACTCGTTCATTCATATAGCAAACTTCATCTATTCAAATTAATGGATGAACACCTATATCTCGAAGCAGGCGTTGAGAAAGGTTTATTTGAGTTAGAGAATCGCACATTCGGAGCTGTAATCTGTTATGATATTCGTTTTCCTGAATGGATTCGTGCACATACTGCTAATGGAGCAGAAGCCCTTTTCGTTGTTGCCGAGTGGCCTGCTGCACGGCTATCACACTGGAGAGCACTTCTGATTGCTAGAGCGATAGAAAATCAATGTTTTGTGATTGCTTGCAACCGTTCCGGCCATGATCCAAATAATGAATTTGCCGGCCACTCCATGATAATTGATCCATGGGGAGAAGTAATTGCTGAGGCTGGAGATAAAGAGGAAATAATGTCGGCAGTAATTGAGTTAGATCGCGTGAAAGATATTCGTAAGCAAATTCCAATCTTTGAAGATAGAAGACCAGATTTATATTAA
- a CDS encoding ATP-binding protein — MGQAAKQNQALSFISDIESIEGKVETSHEFTLMEKELWESEKKFRRIFEDSMDGLILWNEKYHIVDINCSAVRIFDLPKEKLLGRSLLDFFSSIEDKKQEIINHIKQVTTNGKKHSSMVIKWHDGSIKHFDYSTKLEIIDGLNLTVIIDVTEKAEMQEQLRKSDRLNIVGELAAGIAHEIRNPMTALKGFIQLLEPCIKAEHPLYYDVITSELARIDSIINEFLILAKPQEIRFLEKDVCQIMRETIDLLSAQAVLYNVQFETHYEDNLSLLYCEPNQLKKVFINLIKNAIEVMSDGGIIKVSINAVDEQYLQVSIQDEGMGIPKGKINKLGEPFYTTKEKGTGLGLMVSYRIIEEHKGRIQVESEEGVGTTFHLILPLNLMNSL; from the coding sequence GTGGGGCAAGCAGCGAAACAGAATCAGGCATTATCATTTATAAGTGACATTGAAAGTATAGAAGGAAAAGTTGAAACCTCACATGAATTCACTTTGATGGAAAAGGAATTGTGGGAAAGTGAAAAAAAATTCCGAAGAATATTTGAAGATTCGATGGACGGACTGATTTTATGGAATGAAAAGTATCATATTGTGGATATCAATTGCTCTGCAGTCAGAATCTTTGACCTTCCAAAGGAAAAACTGTTAGGTCGATCTTTACTTGATTTTTTTAGTTCGATCGAAGATAAAAAGCAGGAAATTATTAATCATATTAAACAAGTAACCACTAATGGTAAAAAGCATTCGTCAATGGTCATTAAATGGCATGATGGGAGTATTAAACATTTTGATTACTCCACAAAGCTTGAAATTATTGATGGTTTGAATCTTACTGTTATTATTGATGTAACTGAAAAAGCTGAGATGCAGGAACAATTAAGAAAGTCGGATCGGTTAAACATTGTTGGAGAACTTGCGGCAGGGATTGCGCACGAAATAAGAAATCCCATGACAGCGCTGAAAGGGTTTATTCAATTACTTGAACCATGTATTAAAGCCGAGCATCCTTTGTATTATGATGTCATTACCTCTGAGTTAGCAAGAATTGACTCTATAATTAATGAGTTTCTAATCCTTGCAAAACCTCAAGAAATTAGATTTCTGGAGAAAGATGTTTGTCAAATTATGAGGGAAACGATTGATTTGTTGAGCGCCCAAGCGGTGCTTTACAATGTTCAGTTTGAGACTCATTACGAAGACAATTTGTCATTACTATATTGTGAACCTAACCAATTAAAAAAGGTCTTTATTAACCTAATAAAGAATGCGATTGAAGTCATGTCAGACGGTGGGATAATTAAAGTTTCGATAAATGCTGTTGATGAACAGTATTTACAGGTATCGATTCAAGATGAAGGCATGGGGATTCCAAAGGGAAAAATTAATAAGCTCGGAGAACCCTTTTATACCACAAAAGAGAAAGGTACTGGTCTAGGATTAATGGTCAGTTATCGAATTATTGAGGAACATAAAGGGCGTATTCAAGTTGAAAGCGAAGAGGGTGTAGGAACTACTTTTCATCTGATTTTACCTTTAAACCTAATGAATAGTCTTTAA
- a CDS encoding thiamine pyrophosphate-dependent enzyme, with amino-acid sequence MAMVEDQITKQRIAEQLSTFESGNEMAAMAAAQINYHIMGYFPITPSTEVAQFLDQMKARGEHDIKLIPADGEHGSAGICYGAAATGARVFNATSANGLLYMIEQLPVQAGTRFPMVMNLVTRAVSGPLDIRGDHSDLYFALNTGWVILTARTPQAVYDMNIMALKIAEHSKVRLPVIVAYDGFFTSHQKRRVEYFKDRKVVQQFVGECPTDYHFARDPKKPVTIGAHMNGEDLINNHFQQSEAIYAAGEVYREVAAEYAKISGREYSVLDLYRVEDAEVALFLLNSAAESAKDVVDQLRAKGIKAGVISPTIIRPFPAKEIREALKNVKALLVGERADSYGANGPNLTHEVKSALQEDRNNQTIVLSRVFGLGGKDFYPSDAEKFFEMTMEAMEKGFAEKPFDYYGHVPGNPEKILKPVITPQHGGVYKTGLIDVKMDEATNKLKVKIPPLRALTTKPKRIASGHGACPGCGIFAGLELFFKGIEGDIVTLFQTGCAYVTTTSYPHSSHKQTMIHNLFQNGAATLSGTLEAFLELKRRGEVEVSDDATFVMITGDGGMDIGMGSAIGTALRGHKLIMLEYDNEGYMNTGSQMSYSTPLGHMTSTSGVGKSQKGKGFHHKDTAQIMAATNIPYVFTGAEAFPQDLIKKGAKAQWYAQNVGTVYGKILITCPLNWKSEDRYGATILDRAVNSCFFPLYEVEQGVTTITYNPEDKNKRLAISEWLKYMGKTKHLLKEENKAILEEFEAEVEKRWQRLKAKHENPFL; translated from the coding sequence ATGGCAATGGTAGAAGACCAAATAACCAAACAGAGAATAGCTGAACAGCTTTCAACCTTTGAATCAGGAAATGAAATGGCTGCAATGGCAGCTGCACAAATAAATTATCATATTATGGGGTATTTTCCCATTACACCTTCTACTGAAGTAGCCCAATTTTTAGATCAAATGAAAGCACGGGGCGAGCATGATATTAAGTTAATCCCAGCGGATGGTGAACATGGTTCGGCAGGTATTTGTTATGGCGCCGCAGCTACTGGTGCCAGGGTATTCAATGCAACAAGTGCAAATGGACTATTATATATGATTGAACAGCTTCCTGTCCAAGCTGGAACCCGTTTTCCGATGGTAATGAACCTTGTAACACGTGCAGTCAGCGGCCCTCTAGATATAAGAGGGGACCACTCTGATCTTTACTTTGCATTAAATACCGGCTGGGTAATCTTAACGGCCAGAACACCACAGGCTGTTTATGATATGAATATTATGGCACTTAAAATCGCTGAACATTCTAAAGTACGCTTGCCAGTTATCGTAGCCTATGATGGATTCTTTACTTCCCATCAGAAGCGCCGAGTAGAATATTTTAAAGATAGAAAAGTCGTACAGCAATTTGTTGGCGAGTGTCCAACAGATTATCATTTTGCTAGGGATCCGAAGAAGCCAGTAACAATCGGTGCCCATATGAATGGTGAAGACCTTATCAATAATCATTTTCAACAATCTGAAGCCATTTACGCAGCTGGTGAGGTTTACAGAGAGGTGGCAGCAGAATATGCCAAAATTTCTGGACGTGAATATTCAGTATTGGATTTATATAGAGTGGAAGATGCTGAGGTTGCTTTATTTTTATTAAACTCAGCTGCTGAATCAGCAAAAGATGTTGTGGATCAATTACGTGCTAAAGGTATTAAGGCTGGTGTTATCAGTCCAACTATTATTCGTCCTTTCCCAGCGAAGGAAATTCGTGAAGCATTAAAAAATGTGAAGGCACTATTAGTTGGTGAACGAGCAGATTCATATGGTGCAAATGGTCCGAATTTAACTCATGAAGTGAAATCAGCCCTTCAAGAGGATCGAAATAATCAAACAATTGTACTAAGTCGTGTATTTGGTCTTGGGGGTAAGGATTTCTACCCAAGTGATGCCGAAAAATTCTTCGAGATGACAATGGAAGCAATGGAAAAAGGATTTGCTGAAAAGCCATTTGATTATTATGGACATGTACCAGGTAATCCCGAGAAAATTCTAAAGCCTGTTATCACACCACAACATGGTGGTGTGTATAAAACGGGATTAATAGATGTGAAAATGGATGAGGCAACAAATAAACTAAAGGTGAAAATACCACCCCTCCGTGCGCTTACCACAAAACCAAAGCGTATTGCCTCAGGTCATGGAGCATGTCCAGGCTGTGGTATATTTGCTGGGCTAGAACTGTTCTTTAAAGGGATAGAAGGTGACATTGTCACATTATTTCAAACTGGATGTGCCTATGTAACCACCACTTCCTATCCTCACAGTTCTCATAAACAAACAATGATTCATAACCTTTTCCAAAATGGTGCAGCTACCTTATCGGGCACACTTGAAGCATTCCTTGAATTAAAACGCCGTGGAGAGGTTGAAGTTTCTGATGATGCAACGTTTGTTATGATTACTGGGGATGGTGGTATGGACATCGGAATGGGCTCTGCTATAGGTACTGCCCTCCGCGGTCATAAACTGATCATGCTCGAGTATGATAATGAAGGATATATGAATACAGGTTCACAGATGTCATATTCAACCCCGCTAGGTCATATGACAAGTACGTCAGGTGTTGGAAAATCCCAAAAAGGAAAAGGATTCCATCATAAAGATACGGCACAAATTATGGCGGCAACCAATATTCCTTATGTATTTACTGGCGCGGAAGCTTTCCCACAAGACTTAATTAAAAAAGGTGCAAAAGCACAATGGTATGCTCAAAATGTAGGAACCGTTTATGGTAAAATCTTGATTACCTGCCCGCTTAACTGGAAGTCTGAAGACCGCTATGGGGCAACTATATTAGATAGAGCCGTAAATTCATGTTTCTTCCCACTTTATGAGGTAGAACAGGGTGTGACTACCATAACTTATAACCCGGAAGATAAAAATAAACGTTTAGCTATCTCTGAATGGCTTAAATATATGGGTAAAACAAAACATCTTCTGAAAGAGGAAAACAAAGCTATTTTAGAAGAATTTGAAGCAGAAGTGGAAAAGAGATGGCAGCGCCTTAAAGCAAAGCACGAAAATCCATTCCTTTAA
- a CDS encoding 2-oxoacid:acceptor oxidoreductase family protein, translating to MSILPKKNELGFFEIRLESIGGLGANLAGKMLAEAGVLGLGLNGSNFSSYGSEKKGSPVKSFIRYCEPNVEIRDHSPIEQPHIVAIFHEALYKTVNVVSGLNADGIALVNTAREFDEVRKDLKLEYGTLAIVDALTIAVEERTKVNTAMLGALYRICDFLDPESMRNVIRKTFEKKYPHLVEPNIRTFDRGFHEVQFKTYEVPEVAEGKSFTRPLPQLGYMTQEIGGIMTAQANSIVKDLSGSRQGFLPEYQKDKCIHCAACDNVCPDYCFVWEVGEDKKGRKQMFLKGIDYQYCKGCLKCVEACPTDALGDLREMIGYADANRVKQNFPYLAGGIS from the coding sequence ATGTCTATATTACCAAAGAAAAATGAACTTGGTTTCTTTGAGATACGCCTTGAATCAATAGGGGGTCTTGGGGCAAACTTAGCTGGAAAAATGCTAGCAGAAGCTGGGGTACTAGGTCTTGGTTTGAATGGATCTAACTTCTCATCATATGGCTCTGAAAAGAAAGGGTCACCTGTTAAAAGTTTTATCCGTTATTGTGAACCAAATGTTGAAATTAGAGATCACAGCCCAATTGAACAACCACATATTGTTGCAATTTTTCATGAAGCACTTTATAAAACGGTTAATGTAGTCAGCGGATTGAATGCTGATGGGATCGCACTTGTAAATACTGCCAGAGAGTTTGATGAGGTTAGAAAAGATCTGAAGTTAGAATATGGAACACTTGCGATTGTGGATGCTTTGACGATTGCCGTTGAGGAAAGAACAAAAGTAAACACTGCGATGCTTGGTGCCTTATATCGTATTTGTGACTTCTTAGACCCCGAATCTATGAGGAATGTCATTCGCAAGACATTTGAGAAAAAATACCCGCATTTAGTTGAACCTAATATTCGCACGTTCGATCGCGGATTTCATGAAGTTCAATTTAAAACCTATGAAGTACCCGAGGTAGCTGAGGGCAAAAGTTTTACTCGTCCGCTGCCACAATTAGGATATATGACACAAGAAATTGGCGGGATCATGACTGCACAAGCCAATAGTATAGTTAAAGATTTAAGTGGTTCTAGACAAGGATTCCTTCCTGAGTATCAAAAGGATAAATGTATCCACTGTGCTGCGTGTGATAATGTCTGTCCAGATTACTGCTTTGTTTGGGAAGTAGGAGAGGATAAAAAGGGCAGAAAGCAAATGTTCTTAAAAGGGATAGATTATCAATATTGTAAAGGCTGTTTAAAATGCGTAGAAGCTTGTCCAACAGATGCGCTAGGTGATCTTCGTGAAATGATTGGCTATGCTGACGCTAATCGTGTGAAACAGAACTTTCCATATCTAGCAGGAGGGATTTCATAA
- a CDS encoding B12-binding domain-containing radical SAM protein, translating into MTVICCTLNAKYIHTNLAIRCLKAFAAPEYDIQLKEYTIKDPVINIVSDLYQQKPTIIGFSCYIWNIEETIKVINMLKKINPSIQIVLGGPEVSYDTVEWMAKVPNVDFIVMGEGEYSFKQLLSEMNGEANYKNVHGIAYRDNGQVKVTPQMNKLDLKELPSPYRFSEDKAHLGKRVTYIETSRGCPFSCQFCLSSIEVGVRYFDREKIKDDIRYLMANGAKTIKFVDRTFNISRSYAMEMFRFLIDEHLPGTVFQFEITADIMRPEVIEFLNNEAPKGLFRFEIGVQSTNDYTNELVMRKQNFEKLTRTVTMVKDGGKIDQHLDLIAGLPEEDYASFRKTFNDVFELRPEELQLGFLKMLRGTGLRLRAQEHDYVYMDHSPYEILGNNVLPFDDILRIKQVEDVLEKYWNDHRMNHTIEYLVTNVFASPFDFFQEFGTYWDEQGWSRIGHQLEDLFRRLYSFLSNRSVSDLEIISGLMKYDYLINHKYKPRKPWWEQSFTKQTRTEIYKQLVENPSLLGQTYMELALDEKDLYKHTMIEELSFNLSEYLSSKKIVKHSSNLIAYFDPANKGTQIFSYLG; encoded by the coding sequence ATGACTGTTATTTGCTGTACCTTAAATGCTAAATATATACATACGAATTTGGCGATTCGTTGCTTAAAGGCTTTTGCAGCCCCCGAATATGATATCCAACTAAAGGAATATACAATTAAAGATCCCGTGATTAATATCGTGTCTGACCTTTATCAGCAAAAACCAACAATCATAGGATTTAGTTGTTACATTTGGAACATCGAAGAAACAATCAAGGTTATCAATATGCTTAAAAAGATTAATCCTTCCATTCAGATTGTACTCGGTGGTCCTGAAGTTTCTTATGATACTGTTGAGTGGATGGCAAAGGTTCCAAATGTCGACTTCATTGTTATGGGTGAGGGTGAATATTCATTTAAACAGTTACTTTCTGAAATGAATGGTGAAGCAAACTATAAAAATGTCCATGGAATTGCATACCGTGATAATGGACAAGTAAAAGTTACCCCCCAAATGAATAAGCTCGATCTAAAAGAACTTCCATCTCCTTATCGATTCTCTGAAGATAAAGCTCATTTAGGCAAGCGTGTCACCTATATTGAAACAAGCAGAGGATGCCCATTCAGTTGTCAATTTTGTCTCTCTTCCATTGAAGTAGGAGTACGTTATTTTGACAGAGAGAAAATTAAGGATGATATTCGTTATTTAATGGCAAATGGTGCGAAAACGATTAAGTTTGTTGACCGCACATTTAATATAAGCAGAAGCTATGCGATGGAAATGTTCCGATTTTTAATTGATGAACATCTTCCTGGGACTGTTTTTCAGTTTGAAATTACGGCCGACATTATGAGGCCAGAGGTTATCGAATTCTTAAATAATGAAGCACCAAAAGGATTGTTCCGTTTTGAAATCGGTGTCCAATCAACAAATGATTATACAAATGAGCTTGTCATGCGGAAACAAAATTTTGAAAAACTTACTAGAACAGTAACCATGGTGAAGGATGGCGGGAAGATTGACCAGCATCTTGACTTAATTGCAGGTCTGCCAGAGGAAGATTACGCATCCTTTCGGAAAACGTTTAATGATGTTTTTGAACTCAGACCAGAGGAACTGCAGTTAGGTTTTTTAAAAATGCTTAGGGGAACAGGATTGAGACTTCGTGCCCAAGAGCATGATTATGTTTATATGGATCATTCACCATATGAAATTTTAGGGAATAATGTCTTGCCTTTTGATGATATTCTTAGAATTAAACAGGTGGAGGATGTGCTGGAAAAATACTGGAATGATCATCGGATGAACCACACCATTGAGTATTTAGTAACAAATGTGTTTGCTTCACCTTTTGACTTTTTCCAAGAGTTTGGTACTTATTGGGATGAGCAAGGATGGTCAAGAATTGGTCACCAATTAGAGGATTTATTCCGTAGGTTGTACTCCTTCCTATCAAATCGCTCAGTGAGCGACCTTGAGATTATTTCAGGTCTGATGAAATATGATTATTTAATTAATCATAAGTACAAACCGCGGAAGCCTTGGTGGGAACAAAGCTTTACGAAACAAACTAGAACTGAAATATATAAACAGCTAGTAGAGAATCCATCTCTTTTGGGACAAACCTATATGGAGCTAGCTCTTGATGAAAAAGATTTATACAAGCATACGATGATTGAAGAGCTTTCCTTTAATCTTTCTGAATACTTATCATCTAAAAAAATTGTTAAGCATTCTTCTAATTTAATTGCCTATTTTGATCCTGCAAACAAAGGCACACAAATATTTTCCTATTTAGGATAA
- a CDS encoding DUF3905 domain-containing protein: MTKEKKQIPNNPTMNETIPHQINAPSFEGTGIKMQPPFVNEHGVVIGDSLYSSPNSPLENWTENTDPEIMAGDEWVHPTNDIGWNTPENRELLESKKKPQAYPFMHPDKDVSKGSD, encoded by the coding sequence ATGACAAAAGAAAAAAAACAAATACCAAACAATCCAACGATGAATGAAACAATCCCACATCAAATAAATGCACCAAGTTTTGAGGGAACAGGAATTAAAATGCAGCCTCCATTCGTAAACGAACATGGCGTGGTAATTGGAGATAGCTTATATTCTTCACCAAACTCTCCTTTAGAAAATTGGACAGAAAATACCGACCCTGAAATTATGGCTGGAGACGAATGGGTTCACCCTACAAATGATATTGGCTGGAATACACCCGAAAATCGTGAGCTGCTCGAAAGTAAAAAGAAACCACAAGCATATCCCTTCATGCACCCAGACAAGGATGTAAGCAAGGGTAGTGATTAA
- a CDS encoding alpha/beta-type small acid-soluble spore protein has translation MANSSNKLLVPGIEQYLDQVKYEIAQEFGVNLGSDTVSRANGSVGGEITKRLVKQAQAQMAGQQQ, from the coding sequence ATGGCTAACAGCAGCAATAAACTATTAGTTCCAGGAATTGAGCAGTACCTTGATCAAGTTAAATATGAAATTGCACAAGAATTTGGCGTTAATTTAGGATCAGATACAGTTTCACGTGCAAATGGTTCTGTAGGCGGCGAAATTACCAAACGGTTGGTAAAACAAGCACAAGCACAAATGGCAGGTCAACAACAATAA